AAGGATCAAGTAATGGCTTCTAGCGTAGACAAACGATCGGGCAAAGATCCGATGATTCATTCTGTGATGTCTTGCATTAACCAAATTGCCGACAATGAACGtaggagaaggaaaaagttGGGTGATCATAAAGAAACTAACAATTATCTTTGTCTCAACTATGATGTATACACCACACATGAGCCGTGCACGATGTGTGCAATGGCACTTCTCCATTCTAGAATTGGGCGATTGTTTTTTATAAAGCCATCTTCAGTAACGGGAGCTATTGGCGAAAATAGCGGGTGCAAGTACATGATTCATCTTTCGTGCACTTTGAATTGGAAATATGAAGCATTTCAATACGTCGGAGATAGATTGCAGCCAAGTAAGTTAGACTCCTCCTTAAGTGTATAGAACTAGtaatatatcatttttttcctgttaAATAATCCCTAACGTTTTCCAGCGCGTCTGTTAGCCTATTCAAATCATAGTTGTCCATGTCACTAGGCTCTTCCAAATCGATCTTTTTCGAGAGTTGCTTAAGATCTTTAATATCTGTTTGTGATTTCTGCTTGtaaattttcaattcatGGTCTACCGATTGGTCCAATTCTATCATTGATGCAATCAACTTTGAAAGCTCGTCGGAACTCATTTCTACTGTTTCTCGAGAATCGTCAATGTTTGATTCAGGatcttcaacaaattcaacATTGTCGATGCTACTCCTCACAACTGCGACATGTCGCTTGAAAATCTCATCATTGATGATAGTTAGTAACCAAGTAACCGTCTCATCATCCACGTTATGGTGtgctattttatttaaaagtGCATGAAACTGCTTTTTCGTTATCAATTgatatatgctttttagAAGGTAGCTTTTTAAGATTTCCTTGGACGTTAACTCGTCcccttcatcttcttttcttgacattttatttatcaCTTTTGGATTTTTTCTCAGTATTGAGAGGCATGCCTTCTCAATGATGTAGTACTCTGTAAATGGTAAAGAACCTCCTTTAAATCAGATTTGTCGTGTTTGTGCGTCGCGACTGAAGTCGTTCTTGTATAAACTCAGAAAAAGgacggaaaaaaaaaacctatgaaaaatattgtCGATagatacatacatacacCAACGCCATTTCGTATACTACCTTTTATCCGCCAACATATCATTTAGAAGATTGCACAAACTTCAAAAGttatatataaaagatTACATACACAAATATGGAGCTTCTTCCGAAGGGTCAGAAAAACAGTGCAGAGGTCAGTTGGGAAGATCAACAGAAAATCAACGAATTTTCCACACACATCAGCAAAAAGGATATACTTACAGCAGAACTAGAAAAGCTTCAGACAGAAAAAGAGTACATCGATGACTTGTCTATGGAAATTGAGCTCattgatgaggatgataatGTGGATTATAAAATAGGAGATACGTTTGTGCTGATTAAACAGAGTGAAGCCATGGAACGCcttgaaaatcaaaatggaTACCTTGAGACGAAAATTACTGAACTAGAAACGCAAATCGAGGGTCTTGATTCAAAGTTAGGagctttgaagaagcaatTATATGCAAAATTTGGCACGGCGATCAACTTAGAGCGTTAATCATCCACTTACAAGAACGCATTCGTTCGGTTAATTCAGAAATAGCAAACTATGTGTAATAACTTCTCTTTATAGAGAGAATGTCAAATAACTAGTTCAACATAATAATATACATGGAAAAGCTTAATTTAACTAATCAGCATTTCTCTGACTCTTGATTAATGAAATTTCAGTCCTGAGATTATCTGTCTGCTTTTTAAGATCTATTAATGAAGCCATGCTCTTCATAAGTTCTTCAAACTTATGGCAGACTCTCGCAGTTGGCATCGTTGGCCTTGCCGCAATCCCGACCTCATTCAACATCTCAAACACCTTATTCTGCACCATTGGTTTAAAGCTAGGAAGCTTCTGTGATCTTAGTATAACTCCCGGctgtattttctcttcGTGTAGTGATATACCGTAAACATCCATTTGCTCTTGAGTCAACCGTGAACGTAGCAAATTGTGTATTTCCATTCCTTCGTTATCGTATGGCAGAGATGAACCTGAATGCGACTCCGGAGAGGttgatttcttctttcttcttgatGTTTTGCGGTTAACTCGCTGCTGTGCCTCCTGTTGCTTAACCTGCATTAGTTGAGTATGTGGCAACGCACTAGGTCCCAATTCTGGAGGAACTGGAGTCTCTGTCTTGCGTTTCTTCGATTTATCAGCATTCATGAGCACATTGTATAAGTCTGTCAATCCTTGTGATGTCATATATTTCTGAACAGAGCTAGAAGCCTGCGGGAAATCCAATAATTGAAGTAACTGTGCTCTTTCTATGagcattttctttgctgcCAACTCGAATTTTCGAGCTTCCACAACTAATGATTCTTCCTCGGCAATCTCTGTTGGTGTCCTCTCAATAAGATGCTCAAGGTATGATCTTCGTTCGTATTCCTTGTTTTTGTTAAATGATTTGAGACTCCTTATTAATGCGGCATCCTTAATTTCATCCCCACTCTTTTCTAATATTACAGCCGACACCTTATACAATCTGTCTTTCAAATCTTCTATAGTCCTTCCTTGCAACTTATCACCATCTGAGTTTGCATTATTCTGCATCTTATCTGAAATTGTATTATCATGCTGTTTCATTTCTCGTGAGCTATCCTTTcccttttcaaatattttctcctGAGCTTTGGTTCCATCATCTGAATCTTTTATATCTGTTTCCCCCTTACTTTCTGCTTTGAGTAATTGATCTTCTTCCCCTTTCTGTGCCGATAAACTACTATCTGTATCTACTTTGACctgtttcttttcattttcagttttcCCTCCATCAGAAACTTTGGTCCGAtcattttgcttttcatcCGCATGAGTATTTGTATCGTCATCTGtattctctttcctttctACTTTCgtttctgctttcttttctgcatTCGTTTCTGCATTCGTTTCTGCATTCGTTTCTGCTTCcttttctgcttcatcatcttcctttgTATCTGACTCTTCTTTggtctttatttttgaatcCTCTTCCGTCACATTAGAAGaagctttattttcatttacCGCATCAGAAGGTACGTTTGTTTCCGAATCAGCTGTTTTCTTTACTGGAATATACTCATAATTATCGGCAATCACCGCCCATCTTAAATCGTAAAGCTTCGCTATGTCAAAAAGATAACGAGTTTCGGAATAGTCCCAACCTTCGTCCAATCCTTTCAAATTCTCATCATAATAAGCTTTAGTGAAGTCTGGAATTGCAAGCTTGGTATTGTATTTCTCAAATCGATACTTGTTCTTCAAGTTATCAGATTCTGCTGactcctctttcttttctgtagtgcttttatttaaagTTAAATTGTCTTGACCACTTGTTGACTTGTCCGCTTCAGTAGATGTATTTTGAGATTTATTAACAGTAGTTTTGACCCAATGATGAAACTTCGGCCCGTTCTTCACTCCACTTCTTGGTGTAAATGCCTGCCATTCCCATTTCACTTCCTTGTTTAACTTCAGTTTTTCCTTGAATTTTATGGTGTTTCTTTTAACAGATACTGGCGGTAAGTTTGGACCAATAAGATTGAACAATTCCCGATTCATTTGGCCTGCCCTCTGGCGTTTGGCTGAATTAGCGGCATTTTCCTTCTGCTCagatctttttcttttgagcTCATTTCCTTCCACCCGAGTTTTCTCGCTAATGTTTAAAACATCCAATATGTCAGAAGTCATTTTTGAATGCTCCGCGTTAgtcttttattttccaacTATTaaatttgtatattttgtatgttatcaaagaaatatggTTCATAACTATGTGCGATGAATGAAGGCTAAACtgtaaaaaatgaatggaTCTGTATATGGTGTATGGATTTTATATTTGGGCGGCCTACCCGCTGATGCATCCTAAAATTTAAGTGCAAAGAAAATGCCTCCTTACATCAGTATATGATAGATCACAATCGCTGCTAATCCAGTCTTTTTTAAAGCTTCGTCTCTATTTCTCATCTGTAGGGTATCCAATTTCATTAAGGCAATTTTATAATTCTGTGTTCATACACCATTCTTTAACTATGAATCATAACATTGTTGGAAGGAGTCACACCAGAATCAGACCACCTAGAAAAGTTCTTTCGAGCTCaattgatgttgaaaagtCATGGGATGTTTTGAGAAAAGCCGTAGAAGAGATTCAACAAAAGAATGCATCAAAATTATCTTTTGAGGAATTATACAGAAGGGCATATAATTTGGTTTTACACAAGCATGGAAAGTTTCTTTATGATCGAatagaaaagcaaataagaGATTACTTACGAGACACAGTACGTGTTAAACTCTTGGAAAAGCTGAAAGATACAGGCTCGGACGATCGGCAATTCCTTCTGGAGATAAATTCCCTTTGGGAGGATCACCTCTTAAGTATGAGGATGATTAGTGATGTTTTGATGTATTTGGATAGGGTTTATGCCAAGGAATCACACTTACCATTAATTTACGATGTCGGACTAAACGCTTTTAAAGATAGTGTTGTTAAATATAACGATCATGAGATCGGTAAGGAAGTTATAAGAATTGTCCTCGAGTTCCTTAATCAAAGTAGACATGGAATTAttgttgataaatttgttaTTAAAGCCATTATTTACATGCTAGAATCTCTCACAGAAACGGTCAACATCGATGTATCCAAAGTCACTGGCTCTACATCATATGGGGAAAACTATTACCTTCATTATTTCGAACCTAAGCTTTTAATCTCCGGACATGAATATTTCCAATCAAAAGTGAAGGAATTAATTGATCAACATTCTGGAGTATTATACATCGAAAAGATAGTTCAGCTCAttcaggaagaagaggcCAGAATACAAATGTACCTTCCTGAAGCATCTGGTCCAAAAATGGTAGAGTTGATGGATAATGATCTTATAACGCAGAATCTCGAATTTATCATGATGCTTGAAACCGATGGTTTGAATTCCTGGATTGCCGATTCTAACTATACCGTCCTAGGCCAATTGTTCAAATTGATAAGTCGTGTTGATTCAGATCATGAAATGCTTAAAAGACGGCTTAGAGCAATTATTTTATCAAATGGTAATGAATTAAGTCAAAACGTAAAACAGAGTGTGGAAAGTACACTTGCCAAAAAGagggaggaagaagagaaaagaaaacaaatagCCAAGTCTCACGGTAAGAAGCTTGTCATTCGCCATAAATCTGGAAAAGAACAAACTACTCTATATGCTATAAAGTGGATTGAGAGTTTTTTGGAGCTCAAGAACAAATATGACGATATTTTGAGCAAATCGTTTGAAATGGACGTTGGTCTGAGTGAAGAGATTCAAGCAGGATTTTCTACCTTGATCAATACGAGCGAACGCTCAGAAGAATACCTTTCTCTATTTATTGACAATTGTATTAGGAAGTCtcttaaaaataaaggttCTGAAGAGATTGACCGTACATTAAATGACTGCATTTGTGTTTTCCGTTTTATTAAGGACAAAGATGtgtttgaaaaatacaatagAAATCATCTAGCAAAAAGATTGCTCCAGCAAAAGTCCTTatcaaatgaaatagaaatGAACATGATTACAAAGTTTAAACAGGAGATTGGTTCTTCCTTTACCGCACGCCTAGAAGGTATGTTTAAAGACATTAAAATCTCTCAGGAGATGAGCTCTGAATTTAACAATAAATTCGCCAGACAGGGACCTAAAGAAACAGCAGTGGGATCAAAGATCCGTGCTGCAAATAACGACAGAAAGTTAGagtttgatttttctaTATTGACACCAAGTTTTTGGCCTATGCCTATAAATAAGACTATGGAAAATGTGATCTTACCTCCTGAACTTCAAGTATTGCAAGATAGCGGTCAAGAATTTTATGATACCAAGCATAAGGGTCGTAATCTCACATGGGCTCCAAACTTTGGAACTGTCGATATTCGGATGTATTACCCTGGTAAGAGTTATGAAGTCAATATGTCCACGTTGTCCGCTATTATAATTTTATCGTGTTTTAACAATGATGACTCCGATACAAAAGAGGTTTcatttgaaaagatattgGAAGCCACTGGTATTCCTGAGCAGGAATTGAAGCGTCATCTTCAATCAATATCTGTCGCTTCAAGAACAAGACTATTAAAAAAGATTCCGATGTCCCGGGATATTCATGCCGGTGATCAttttaaaataaacaaCCAGTTTAAATCACCACATACGAGAATCAAGGTTCTGACGGTTGCCTCTGCTTCGCATGTGGAAAATGATGTCGAACGTAATGGAACTTTGGAAGTGATAAGGAAATCTAGAATTGTGGAAACGCAGGCTGCGATAGTTCGTGTTATGAAGGCTAGGAGGGAGCTAAAGCATGAAGAATTGTTGAATGAAGTAATAAAACAGTTAATCAACCGTTTTAAGCCGCAGCCTTCGTTTATCAAGGAACAAATTGAGGACTTAATAGATAAGGAGTATCTTAAAAGAGACGAAGGCAATAGATCTGTTTATCAGTATCTAGCTTAGTCAGATATTGTTGGTGCTGCTTTCCCCGAATAGAATTTGGGAAAGCATCTTTCCATGGGGCCTTTTTTCCTCTGATTATTAAACCAAGAACTAGGATCCGAATCTGAAGACGgtaaatgatgaaaatgataatatatatatgcatttttcatatatataattataTATGCGAATAATAGTTTATATTCAACCACGCAAGTCTAATCAACACGAGCCTCAGCCAAACTATGAAGAGTTCCGACATCATCATTCTTGTGCttatctttctttgttaATTTTTTGAGCTTGTGCTTGACAACCATAACAGGTGCAGGACTCTTGCGGATCATATAACTGGACAGGGAACCCATAAGAATACCTTTGATAGCTCTTTTGCCGCGTGATCCAACTATTACCAAAGTCGGCGATATTTCCTTTATCACGCAAACTATAAAATGACGCGGTATCGGATGGTGAGATGACTGTATTACGACATGCACCTGAAGTTTTGTGAGTTTTAAAAGCGAGAGAACGTCCTTTGTGATCTTGTTCACATTCTCTGCGcgtattttttccctctctTGTTGAGTATGTCCGCATTTTATTGATGCACGTCTGGAAACTCGGCCATTTGTAGGCTCGATACCATTCAAGTGCATTGAGGAATACTGTTCATCCTCTATAACGTTCATTATATAAAGAACACAACCATCGACAAGAACTGTACCAATGCACCATTCCAAAGCATTACTGCTTTCATCAGAAAAATCCATGCATAGAATAAATGTTCTAGGACGTTGCTTTCCTGATTTTGCTACTATCTCAAAAAAGTTGCCCCTTGTAATTGTCCGGACGCTTCTTTGTGTTTCTGGGAAAGATTCAATGTCGGAGACTTTGATATTCTCGTTCAAAATCTTTGCCAACTCAGagtctattttttcttcaaaatctcTCGTGTACGGTATGGCAAAGCCATCAGTTGGGTCTGAATCAGATgtgatcttcttcttgtattTTGCATATTCCTGTAATTTTTCCCTCCTTTTCGGATTCTGCCGATAGAACTTCTCCGGATCAACATGGATTCCAGATCCAGCTTCTTCTGCCGTTTTCATAACCTGCTTCATAAATGTTGTTGACACGTCTCTACCAATTGCACGGGCATTTGCCGCTGCCCTTTCGGCCGCCACTACTTCATCCAACTTTTCAGCTTGAATGGCATCTTTGACAAGTTTCCGATTGTGGATCTGTACCAATTCATCACGAGAGTTCATCTTTGCGGTGATACTAGGATTGGAATAAAGTGATGTTGCAACAGAAATAGATGCCGAATGACCACCGGCCGGAACTTTGCCGACTTTCGGAATTTTGATCGATATTGAAGGGCGTTGAGGCGAAGCTGCTTTCAAAGCGTTATAAGTGGAATAGTTTGGAAGAACATtcccatcatcatcaaattcaaattcCGTATCTGTGTCACTGATCTGCTCCTCGTCGCTGCTTTCAGCCTCAAGTCGTAATTtatcttccttttcttccgTTTCATCATCTGTATATTCTTCGTCTTCAGTGTCCGAATGGTTTCTTTTCGTCTGAGTACGattatcttcacttttgcTTTCCGAATGATTGTTCAGTTTCTCATCTTCCTCCCCTTCGCTTGCACTACTCTCCTCGTAATAATCTTTCATCATTCTAAAAGAAGGATCTCGAGCCGTGATGGTAAAtatttgatctttttctgcttcacTGGCTACACTCAAGGACCTACTAACCGCACCAGCCACAGATGGTGAGTTTCCTCTATTTCTCCTTCCATCTCTAGTAACACCTACCGAATTGAGCCTTTGACGTTCAAGGATCTGAGAGATGAGCCGTCGCTCCTCTTCCATTGCCCCTTCCAACgacattttttgttcttagaattcaatttttcaatgtttGTATCTGTTACTGTCTATATGCTCTCACCCCCTTTGCTTGTCTGAAATGTTTATTGACCTAGAAGAAGctcaaagaaatcaaataaatagtATAGAATAGATAAATATGTATGAGCCTCTTTCAGGTTACTTCCTTGGAACTGAGACTTCCTTTCGCTATTCAAGCTTCACTTCGATTCTATGACTGTATCCGAAGGGACCAAACAGTTCTCAGTATTAAAGGAAGAGCCAGCAAGTCAGTcctgcaaaaaaaaaaataaaaaatggataaaatcaaataaacaaaaaatgaaatggaGTACTAGTCGAAATTGTACGAAAACAGCAagcgggaaaaaaaaaaagatggaacTGAAACGGGTAATTACTTCGAAGTGTAATACGACATATCGTTATCTACAAGTACTAACCTGTTAGAAGTTGTTTGGCTTTCTTTAATCATAAATAGTCGAACATTTCTTAGATATTGCGAAGTATCttaaaaaaagcatattcTTAAAATACATTTAGGGGCCCTTATTAAACAATCTAGCCAACCGCTTTAGCCGCTCGTTCAcataatgaagaaaaataaaatataaattgcCGACCTGTGACAGCACAGCCCGTCTGAAAATCTCAGTACTGTTACTCCAGTTAAGCACTAAAAATCAGTGTCTCGTTGATATTATACTGCAAGAGCAGGCGCTATTCTGTATGATTACAGCATTATACATTTCATAACCAGAACAAATTTATGAGTGGGTGTGTGATTTCAAAGAAGATTGGAGGGTTCTGTATTCAGCGGAGGTTCAATTCAGTTCTTGCTGGTGATTACCAACTCCGTACCACTAACACCTTAAAAAAGCCGAAGTTTGACTTGAACTATtatgagaagaaatatgattTATTTAAAGATATTTGCAAACGCAGGGAAGTACCTTTCACAATGTCAGATGAGTATGTGGAATCACTAAAAAGACTAGAAAATCTAAAGCAAAAGATACTTTTCTCAAAGCAAGAATTGAATAAGTACAGAAAGACaatgaagaaattgatTGTAGAACAGAGGAAGGCTGTCACAAATTGCCAGTCAGAAATCAATTTGTTGAAGGGTAAGATTAAGAATATGAAGGAGCCTACAATTCAAATGCAAGAAGATGCCACAAATCTCGAAGATAAGTTAACTACCGAGGTGGCAAGACTTCCAAACTTGATCCATTCATCTGTCCAGTCAAAGCAAAAGCttgtaaaatatttgaaccCTACAAAGGATATTGTCGACTCGGGACTTGAAGATTTTCCTCTCAAAAGCAATAGTAAGTTTGACCACAAAAATATCATGGAGAAGTTGGGTCTTGTCGATTTTAAGGAAGCTACACGGGTTTCTGGAAGAGGCTGGTACTATTTAAAGGGAGATGCTGCGCTCTTAGAGGAAGCACTTGTTCAGTATGCATTGAAATGTGCCCGCAAGTTTGGATTCAAGATGATAATTCCTCCTTCCATTGTAAAGACCGAAATCACCAATGCATGCGGCTTTAGACCGAGAGAtcagaataatgaaaaacaAGTGTACGAAATTGAAGCAGATGAGAACTCTGAAAGAAGTCTTTGCTTAACCGGCACAGCGGAAATTCCTCTTGCTGGCCTTATGTCAAGTCATACATTTAACGATACGGAACTTCCAATGAAATATGTTGGTGTATCTCGTAGTTATAGAGAGGAAGCAGGTGCAGCTGGAAGAGATACCAGGGGTCTTTACAGAGTTCATGAATTCACTAAAGTGGAACTGTTTGCTTGGACAAAAAATGAGGAGAGTACGTCCATGAAGATGTTTGATGAACTAGCCAATTTTCAAATGCACTTTATTGAAAGTCTTGGCTTAACCGCTAGAGTTCTTATTATGCCATTTAATGACTTGGGTGCGCCGGCctacaaaaaaattgatattgAAGCACTTATGCCGGGAAGAGGTGCCTGGGGAGAACTCTCTTCTGTATCTAATTGTCTTGATTATCAGTCTAGACGCTTGACTACTCAATGGAGAAATCCTATCAACAATAAATTGGAGTACGTTCATACATTGAATGCAACTGCGTGTGCAGTTCCAAGAGTTATCCTAGCAATTGTTGAAAACTTTTACGATTCAACTTCCGGTACCATAGCCATTCCGGAGGTTTTGCGGCCTTACATGGATGATAAAACTGTGATCGGAAGACAATGAATCTGCTCCGTCGACCTTAGAGCCTGTATATAGTAAATTATAACAAATGTTTATGTACATAAATGCatatttgaattcttcTCTTTGAGTATGCAAACGGTATTAAGCTTTGGATAGTAATTTGACGAATTTTTGctcgtcatcatcactcATGACAAGTAATGTTTTCATCACAGGGAGAAGCATGTCTCTCtgatctttattttccaagAATCCAAAAAGTACATTCCTTATGTAAATCGCCCTTTCATTGTCATCATTTTTAGTATTTTCACCAGTGATTTCATTATCTGCTGTAACTGATTGAGTCGTTGTATCATTGGATCTATCCATGGAACTTGAACTATTCATCGAGGCAGCACTTGAACGACGTCTAAATTGTTGAGACATTGATCGTAATTTCCGATTTAAAGCGATTAATTTCTGATTACTTTCATTATTTGCCCTTTGAAGGATCCTGTTCATATCCTCTAATTTTGCCATCTCTGCACTTTTTTCTGTCAATGCCTTTTGCAACGTATCAATCTTATCGCTGCTGTCATTTGTTAATGACACTTGCCCAGAGGAATAACTCTTTCTCATCTCGGAATTAGATATGGATTTGTGCAATTCCatacttttcttcaaacGTGTGTTTTCTCGAACTAGTTCTGTATTCTGAGACTGTAATCCGTTAATCTGCTTTGTGGTTTTATCCTTCAATTGACTAAAATCTCGCTGAAGCAGCATGTGCGCGTCATCAACCTTCTCTTTCTGCTCTTTCAAGTCGGTCAACTGCTCATCCAAAagtatatatttattatctcTGTTCTGATCACCTTGTTTCAATAGTTTTCTCATAGTACTTGCGTCTCTCGTTCTCTCTTGTAGTAGGGTTCTTGTCTGAGACAACCGTTCTTCAAGGGTATCAATTCtatcttcaaattctttcttatcaacTAACACCTCATCCAACCTCcgtttcaaattttcaatttttgccTGTCCACCTGTATTTATCTCCTTCAGGTTATCATATTTATCTTTCAActcctccttttctttgacCAATTTATTGTTATCCGTGATGACCTTACTAAActtcaatttcatttccGTTCGTTGCTGCTTACTCTGTTCAAGATCACTAAGaagtttatttttactGTTCACCAGTAATTTCTGCTCCTTTTGTAATGATGAATGCTGTAAACTTAATTTTGCTATCTTCCGTTGTCTCTCTTTGTCGACCTCTTCCAAATCACTAACCTGCCGATTTTTGCTCTCAGTCTCTTTCACAGCTATCTCCAATTTTGCAGCAAgatttttacttttaacCTCAGCTTCTTCCAGTTTCCCACTTTTATCTTGTAAATCATTCAAATGCTGGTGAAGTTCCTCATTATCCTTTAGCAATTTGTCTGCCTTCTTTTGGGTCGTGTTTATTCTTTCTAGTAACAGCGAATTCTCGGActctaattttttattctcatTCGTAAACTTCTCATTCGCATCCATGATGCTTTGATATTTCGAACGTAAATTGTGGAGATCATTCTCAACCTTCTTGTTCTCCGTAAGCGAAgtttccaatttctttgaaagtGACTTCTTTGTCCGCTCATAATCCTTTAATGCCTCCGCATTTTGTACGCGTAGCATTTCTAATTCAGTTTTATTAAGTTCCAATTCCTCCCCCAAGGAGGATCCTTTCTCCAGTGTATCCTCTTCTGAAGTGGCATTTTTCCGTTCTcccactttttttaatgcCGCCTCAAGtatgtttatttttttattacaATCTTCTAGTGTATCCTTAAGATATTGGTTTTCACTCCTCAAGACAGATGCTGAATCTGAAGCTGACTTTTCAAGCTCAGGTATGTCCGTTTCCTGCGCTCTATCCACATAACTTTCTGATGGACTTTTTTTGGAACTCACGTTTTCAACTTTCTCTTTCAATGATGTTATAGTCTTCTGTAgttctgcattttcttcgaaagttgatgataatttctgattttctGCAGAAagcttttccatctttgatTTGAAGCCTTTCGCCTCTTTCTGCAGATTAATGTTCTTGGCAGACACGATTTCTAACTTTTTTGCataaatcttcttctccctAGATGAGT
This sequence is a window from Brettanomyces bruxellensis chromosome 5, complete sequence. Protein-coding genes within it:
- a CDS encoding uncharacterized protein (BUSCO:EOG09262OLP), with product MTSDILDVLNISEKTRVEGNELKRKRSEQKENAANSAKRQRAGQMNRELFNLIGPNLPPVSVKRNTIKFKEKLKLNKEVKWEWQAFTPRSGVKNGPKFHHWVKTTVNKSQNTSTEADKSTSGQDNLTLNKSTTEKKEESAESDNLKNKYRFEKYNTKLAIPDFTKAYYDENLKGLDEGWDYSETRYLFDIAKLYDLRWAVIADNYEYIPVKKTADSETNVPSDAVNENKASSNVTEEDSKIKTKEESDTKEDDEAEKEAETNAETNAETNAEKKAETKVERKENTDDDTNTHADEKQNDRTKVSDGGKTENEKKQVKVDTDSSLSAQKGEEDQLLKAESKGETDIKDSDDGTKAQEKIFEKGKDSSREMKQHDNTISDKMQNNANSDGDKLQGRTIEDLKDRLYKVSAVILEKSGDEIKDAALIRSLKSFNKNKEYERRSYLEHLIERTPTEIAEEESLVVEARKFELAAKKMLIERAQLLQLLDFPQASSSVQKYMTSQGLTDLYNVLMNADKSKKRKTETPVPPELGPSALPHTQLMQVKQQEAQQRVNRKTSRRKKKSTSPESHSGSSLPYDNEGMEIHNLLRSRLTQEQMDVYGISLHEEKIQPGVILRSQKLPSFKPMVQNKVFEMLNEVGIAARPTMPTARVCHKFEELMKSMASLIDLKKQTDNLRTEISLIKSQRNAD